Below is a window of Malania oleifera isolate guangnan ecotype guangnan chromosome 1, ASM2987363v1, whole genome shotgun sequence DNA.
AAAGTATCATATCAAAACATCCTAACTGCACCCAAAATTGAAATATTAGATACTCCATCAAAATGGGTCATTGTCAAAGAAAATATATGGTaattcaaaaaaaatcaaaatcaatataaagTGTCATAATGTTTCAGTTGTCACTGAAAAAAAGTGAGGCATAATTAAGGTCTGTATCAAAATCCTTTTAGGGAGACAAGGAACCCATTTCCAACTAGAAGTGAATTATTGCAAGAGATGAAGTAAAAAGAGCAGACATAACTATATGTATATGGTCAATATAGACATGAAAAGTACTGCTTATACATAAAAGACTGCACCTTTAAGTAGATATCTATGGCTCTGTACATTCCGTCTTCTGTTATCCTTGATTGTTCTGGGATAAGTTCAGCAAGACCAATAAACCTCAAAACAGATAAGTTACGGTCAGAGGCTATTTCAGCAAGATAGTTCTCCATTAGCTTCCCAACTCGTTCCATATTGCTTGGGGAAGGAGAAACAAACTCATCATCTGCATTGCAGCCCAAATGATTCCTATCCACTTCATTGTCAAGGAAATTCATCATGATCCGCTTCACAGATTCCACATCAAACAATGTGTCTCCAGTGAAGGAAAAGGAAGGAATCAGGAGATCATCCAAAACAGCATGTCCTAGCTGCATGCCCATCCTCTTCTCCAAATCAAGACGGCAAGCAACTGTAGTCTCGAGATATATTGCGGCACGGAGGAGCGTAGAAAGAAAACTAACTGACATGGCATTCTTCTCCCTCGGCAAAAGACCCACTATTGTTTCTAAAACAACCCGTTTCTCATGCTCCTGCCTTGGCTCAATTTTCTTCCTCCCCTGTTCAAATATTTCCTgcacccaaaaagaaaaaaagcataCTGAATTTAGATACACAGTAATGCGTGTGAAACAAGAAATTCATTAGGGTAGGATCTCACCAAACCTCGGAGAGATTTTCGTGCATAAAGCATGAGTATCGGACCAAGTGCACATTGTTTGAATCCTCTTGCCATCATTGCAACCATAACCCGTTGGAAGAAATCAATTCTAAGAATTGTCAAATCTTCAGCCCACCAGTCGACAATGGTTTTGGGGTTAGACATTGcagaagaagttatgccctcagCACCGCTCTCATTATTTCTGCCTGACATACAGAATTGGGTTTCCTTGCAGGCTATGTATGCTATTGCATCCACACATCGGCCTACCAATTTTACTTTCTCTGCAATTGGGAGGAGGTTTTCTGAATGATGTAAAATGGAAACAGACCCTGCAAGGCTTTTGAGTGCTACCTCATTCAAGTAGGCTTCAGTTCTTGCCACCAGGTTGCCCACTGCATAGTCCTCTATCATCTCAAGATACTCTGCCACACATCGCAGGACAGCTATGTTTTCTGTGCTTATCTCAAAATTTATACCGTAACAAAATTTTGCTGCAAGCTCAAATGCTTCTGCACCGCCCGGGACATTGGGAATTTCAATGACAGGATAATCACCATTTCCAGATTCTGACACCAGTTTCCTTATGCGTCCACACTTTGAGACTAGTGGAAACTGCAATTGAATGCAATGAATACAAATTGATGCAGCCCaagattaattttaaataattatttaacaATATAATCTTGTTGCTTCTCCATGATGGCTtgatttagaaataaaaaaatataaatcataatgGACAAAATATTAGACAAACTTGTAGCATAAAACTCTTTTCAGCATTCTTACTGTATATTAAGGATTCTCTCAAGGTAAATGGTACTTGAATTTGAAATATAGAAAGCAAATTATTGACTTCCACCTTGTGCAATGAAAAAGAAGCTCCTCCAGCTTGAACAATAATATCACTCGGAATCTCCTGGGAAAAAATCCTGCAAAATTGAGGACACCATCATCAGAATTTCCCTCGCTCTTCCCTGTTTTTCTTCCATTCAATTCACGATGAAAagataatattgttattattacggGACGACCCACTAAAACATTAAACAAAGAGTACAAAACAGAACACTGGCAGCAAACCATTCACTGGTTCTCTTCATGGCCGTGGATAgaatctccttcttcttcttcgaaGACACGTTCACAGCAGTGGCCGGCGCGCTTCCTTCCTGATCAGCACCCACCATGGCAGAGACTGATGAACCTTTCTGACGATCATGTGTAAAAGCAGAGAGACTGTTAACTGAAGAAATTCGGCAGCAGTGACCCAGTGACTAAAAAAGAGCAGAAGCTGAAGCCCTCATTTGCATGCGTCTGAATTATCCATCCTCAGCCTTAACAAACAATCATCATGAACAAATAATAAATTACCAAATCTGGTCTCATCCTTGGCAAGAGCAGGATTTCAAATGTGTAGCAAACGGTCATTTTCATGCAAAATGAAGACAAAACATGGCATTTTGGTTATTATAGGTGGAAATAGGGTTAAAGGGAGAGAACAAAGATGTCGTTTACAGTGTGTGGTGATGGATTTGGGGAACTCAATTGAAGGGATGAGACAGACATTTGCATGATCCCTGGCAGCTATAGACATGAGCATTATTAACCTTGATTTATTTCTGTCCACAAGAGCACCCATCTTCCATTTGCTTTCTCCAGTCATTTTACTAAGGATGCCATtcaaacaaacaatttttttttccctgaCTTTATAAGAATTCAGGGAGTTGTGACTTAACACGGGCTACAGCAGTGTTTTTGGCCCAGAAAGAGTTACAATACTTCCACCATATGCACGGAAAGTCTCAAACAAACCCTAAAGGGTGGTCAGTTCCATCCACAAGACTAGAGTCTGTTTTGGACCCAAATTTAACTGTTTCCACAACTTAtcaacattatttttatgtttggTCAATTTTCTTTACAGTATAAAGGTGGTTAGAATTTCTAGTTTTGTAACCACtgtcttgttttatttttttaaattgtctGAGTTACGTAGAATATAGCTAATTATTTTAGGTTTTTTGGAGTTTTCAACACTTTGAATAATATCCTTCACTCTCCATAATATCCATGTTCACAAAACCCCTAGAATTGGTTTATGACAATATTGACCACTCTGACATTAAATGAATCAAGCACAACCTTTATGATAATTCCAATAAAGAAAGATCCTTATCCTCTTATGTTGGAATGGATTTTTACCACAGGCCTGTGAAGCACATATGCCCATTTACAGTACAGGCTAAAAGTCTTCTCTACCACTGCAAGTAACAATCCTAGGCTAGACCATCTATCTCCTAGACCACAACCCTGCATGGGCATAGGTTAACTACAGAAAAACATGGGAATAACACATAGCATATATGCCAAACTCCAGCAGGCCCAAATAATTATTTAccaaaaatattacaaaccaaaagtGTCCAGAACATGGATTATAACATAGACACAGTGAGATGGATGTGCATGATTAAGATACAAACTATGCCTGGTGTTTTAAGGTAGATGATTACTACTTAACGCTAAGAGGTGATAGCCATTGCTATTTACTAGCATATGAAATAATGAAGACCTGGTACGCTTCATTTGCATACTTACCAGCATTAATATGATGGAAGCAAATTTCCATAAATAACAACAAAGGAAGAGAAAGGTAGCACTGCTTAATGAACGTATCGTCACTTGTGTTAGGCCTAAGGTTTGTGCCAAGCTTTATGACAAAGCTTAGTTTGTCTTCTTAGAGGgcataatgatttttaaaaagatTTGACCAACATTTGAGCACTAAAGCATTTTTTTATGCATCATTATTGTCAGTTGCATTTGACCCATGTACGTCTATTAATACAGCCATAATCTGCATTTAGAAATTACATGAGCATTTTTACCAAATGTCTCTACTCCCATTCGTGCTTGGTCTTTTTTAGGAACCATGAATTAAACGAGCAACACACAATTCAACTTCAACCACAACCTTAGATGAATTTTCTATAAttatattatgtttatgtttaagCAACTTCATTAAGTCATTAGTTTGGTGCCTCAGATcataggtctctctctctctctccctctctctcaaattcaaaaacaaGGAGAGGCCTCCCGATTGGCCCACACCCCCCATATTTTCAAGAGGATCCTGATTATAAAACAGACATCAGACAGAAAAAGATGGATGCTAGCTGGGTAAACCTATCCCACCATCTTATAATTGTGCACAAAATAGACAAAACAAGGcatttgtttctttttctttttctgcgAATGAAATTAACTTGCACGTtttttattattaagaaaatggaAAAAGAATAACTAGCCTTGAACTTTGGGAGAAATGTAAGGTAACTGTGTCCATACCATCACTAGCCTACCCTTTTCCAGGACAGCAAACTAAGAAAAAGGGTGTCCCCTAGGCCCTAGGCTGCAAATCTTTCATCAAGGTAAAGTTGTGAAGGTAGAGAGTATGCACTATGCAGGCATTTTTTCCTCTGCAATAAATGACAATATGGATAATTGATGGCATCAATTGCCTATGTAGCCATCAAGGGACTCCTCAAATGTCTCTTCACATCCTGCAATGTGGAGGGTCACCACCACTCCCCGCCCTAATATTGATTGATCACTGGACAATAAAAAACTCACCAGTTGATCTCAATCCATTCATACGATTACAGGTGTCTTCATCTTGTCAATTATGCCAATCAGTTAAATTTTTGCAGTGCCCAAGTCTTCTAATGGCTCCATCAATCACACTAGCCTGTTCCCTGCATTAATGTTTCTTTCACTTTCCACAGAAGTGCTTGCACTATTCAAATCTTAATAGGTTCCATCAATAGTTTCG
It encodes the following:
- the LOC131152644 gene encoding BTB/POZ domain-containing protein SR1IP1, translating into MVGADQEGSAPATAVNVSSKKKKEILSTAMKRTSEWIFSQEIPSDIIVQAGGASFSLHKFPLVSKCGRIRKLVSESGNGDYPVIEIPNVPGGAEAFELAAKFCYGINFEISTENIAVLRCVAEYLEMIEDYAVGNLVARTEAYLNEVALKSLAGSVSILHHSENLLPIAEKVKLVGRCVDAIAYIACKETQFCMSGRNNESGAEGITSSAMSNPKTIVDWWAEDLTILRIDFFQRVMVAMMARGFKQCALGPILMLYARKSLRGLEIFEQGRKKIEPRQEHEKRVVLETIVGLLPREKNAMSVSFLSTLLRAAIYLETTVACRLDLEKRMGMQLGHAVLDDLLIPSFSFTGDTLFDVESVKRIMMNFLDNEVDRNHLGCNADDEFVSPSPSNMERVGKLMENYLAEIASDRNLSVLRFIGLAELIPEQSRITEDGMYRAIDIYLKAHPALSDMERKKVCSLMDCQKLSREACAHAAQNDRLPVQTVVQVLYYEQQRIRDVMNGSLIGGGSPALSSKVNIYSSDIHPVSDELSSLRRENEDLKIELVKMKMRLKEIEKSSIKSEAGSPLQNIQPSADKPPLPRKSFINSVSKKLGRLSPFVRADGVTPGNSKARTKPSRDRRHSIS